In a single window of the Biomphalaria glabrata chromosome 5, xgBioGlab47.1, whole genome shotgun sequence genome:
- the LOC106068984 gene encoding probable rRNA-processing protein EBP2 codes for MNMFDESNSEDEDIQEALAVGKIKPGLIIEEQKKNFINNKAGLKDKIKEFSLDKFKWIERFDLANEPAPLVGFNDQENSQLENDDFNRELKFYRQAQATVLEGLAILRKLSIPTRRPDDYFAEMAKSDEHMKKVRAKLLEKKISMEKSEKAKKLREMRKYGKKVQKENMLKRQKEKKEMLDSVKKFRKGQIDRLDLFDETIERQPKNSEPAKGKQQFKPNKRREYKNKRFGFGGQKKRSKYNTADSAADMGDFSAKRAHGKGPGKRNIKHKGQGTRPGKSKRKNLKNRNK; via the exons ATGAACATGTTTGATGAATCTAACTCAGAAGACGAAGAT atACAAGAAGCTTTGGCTGTTGGAAAAATAAAACCTGGCCTCATCATTGAAGAACAGAAAAAGAATTTCATCAATAATAAG GCAGgtttaaaagataaaataaaagagtTCTCACTTGACAAGTTCAAATGGATTGAACGCTTTGATCTAGCAAATGAACCTGCACCTTTAGTTGGATTTAATGATCAGGAGAATTCTCAACTTGAAAATGATGATTTTAACAGAGAACTCAAGTT TTATAGACAGGCTCAAGCCACAGTCTTGGAAGGCCTGGCAATTTTGAGAAAGCTCTCTATCCCTACCAGACGACCCGATGATTATTTTGCTGAAATGGCCAAGTCTGATGAACACATGAAAAAA GTTCGAGCAAAATTATTGGAGAAAAAAATTTCTATGGAGAAATCAGAAAAGGCAAAAAAATTAAGAGAAATGAGAAAGTATGGGAAGAAG gtacaaaaagaaaatatgttgaagagacaaaaagagaaaaaagaaatgctGGACTCGgttaaaaaatttagaaaag GTCAAATTGATAGACTTGATCTGTTTGATGAGACAATAGAAAGACAGCCTAAAAATTCAGAACCTGCTAAAGGGAAACAGCAATTCaa ACCAAACAAGAGGCGAgagtataaaaacaaaagatttggTTTTGGTGGACAGAAGAAAAGATCTAAGTACAATACAGCGGATAGTGCTGCAGACATGGGAGACTTCAGTGCCAAGAGAGCACATGGGAAAGGGCCAGGAAAACGTAATATCAAG cACAAAGGTCAAGGAACAAGGCCAGGCAAAAGTAAaaggaaaaatttaaaaaataggaacaaataa
- the LOC106075786 gene encoding cilia- and flagella-associated protein 144-like encodes MASKQTEKEPVNAVHQNSILCETIAKENRCQKIYTNYGINPFRKIHVIAGKPNSQHDTAEGEEDVHFQDIIRRAHQEPVKKYPFPQTESQEYGWISHPLIEHDRTDRRLNFYRHNSSITKYMDKAWSLMDKKEPTPKT; translated from the exons ATGGCGTCGAAGCAAACTGAAAAAGAACCCGTAAATGCAGTTCACCAAAATAGTATCTTATGTGAAACTATAGCGAAGGAAAATAGatgtcaaaaaatatatacaaactaTGGTATTAATCCATTTAGAAAGA TTCATGTGATAGCAGGGAAACCCAATTCACAGCATGACACTGCTGAAGGGGAAGAAgatg TACATTTTCAAGATATTATACGTAGAGCCCACCAAGAACCTGTGAAAAAATATCCTTTCCCACAGACAGAATCACAAGAATATGGCTGGATAAGTCATCCATTg ATTGAACATGATCGTACAGATAGAAGATTGAATTTCTATCGCCACAACTCCAGCATTACTAAATATATGGATAAAGCATGGAGTCTTATGGACAAGAAAGAGCCAACGCCCAAAACATAA